A window from Primulina eburnea isolate SZY01 chromosome 2, ASM2296580v1, whole genome shotgun sequence encodes these proteins:
- the LOC140824751 gene encoding FCS-Like Zinc finger 3-like, protein MRTGASNYTGWEEEEDYQPHFLDSCSLCNRQLSHNTDIFMYRGNMPFCSQECRQEQIEIDEANERRLKLSSSKRSSKTARQNTEPKQEFDSKKSVRSSTVSVA, encoded by the exons ATGAGGACCGGTGCTTCAAATTACACTGGATGGGAGGAAGAAGAAGACTACCAGCCTCATTTTCTTGATTCCTGCTCCCTCTGCAACAGACAACTGAGCCACAACACTGACATCTTTATGTACAG AGGGAACATGCCGTTTTGCAGCCAAGAATGCAGGCAAGAACAGATTGAAATAGACGAAGCAAACGAGAGAAGATTGAAGCTCTCTTCCTCGAAGAGATCATCGAAAACAGCGAGGCAGAACACAGAACCTAAGCAAGAATTCGACTCCAAGAAATCTGTGCGCTCGAGCACAGTTTCTGTAGCATGA
- the LOC140824752 gene encoding carotenoid cleavage dioxygenase 7, chloroplastic produces MQAAKACQILPTKIQTIASPPKLPPTYNPQPPNKLLRALSITAPPPELTTTVKENKTDDDTVAAFWDYQFLFVSQRAETDEPVTLRLVDGVLPHDFPSGTYYLTGPGLFSDDHGSTVHPLDGHGYLRAFSFDVQRRRVEFMARYIETEAQLEERDPFTGEWRFTHRGPFSVLKGGKMMGNTKVMKNVANTSVLRWGGRLFCLWEGGDPYEIEAPTLITLGRFNVFGGRKMLPENNEGRRFTADFLDVAAQILKPVLHGVFKMTPKRLLSHYKIDTKRNRLLIMSCNAEDMLLPRSNFTFYEFDGNFKLVQSREFSIPDHLMIHDWAFTDSHYILFGNRIKLDVAGSMAAVCGLSPMISALTLNPSKPTSPIYLLPRFSNAKPNRLRDWRIPIEAPSQMWVLHVGNAFEERGKDGNLDIQIQASGCSYRWFNFQKMFGYDWQSGKLDPSMMNPTEGQQKLLPHLVQVNISMDKNGNCLNCDTSELSNWDKPSDFPVINQDFSGKKNRYVYAATSSGRRQALPHFPFDTVVKLNTIDRSACTWSTGRRRFIGEPIFITKGDGQNEDGGYVLVVEYAVSTQRCYLVVLDSTLIGEHNALVARFEVPKHLNFPLGFHGFWAPN; encoded by the exons ATGCAGGCGGCCAAAGCTTGCCAAATCCTCCCTACAAAGATCCAAACCATCGCATCACCGCCGAAACTGCCGCCGACGTACAACCCTCAACCGCCAAACAAACTTCTCCGGGCTCTATCAATCACCGCACCACCACCGGAACTCACCACAACAGTAAAAGAAAACAAGACAGACGACGACACAGTGGCCGCCTTCTGGGACTACCAGTTCCTTTTCGTCTCCCAACGAGCCGAAACAGATGAACCAGTCACCCTCCGCCTGGTCGATGGTGTGCTTCCCCACGACTTCCCCTCCGGCACATACTACCTCACTGGTCCGGGGCTCTTCTCCGACGACCATGGCTCCACCGTCCACCCACTCGACGGCCATGGATACCTTAGAGCTTTCTCATTCGATGTGCAACGGAGACGTGTTGAATTCATGGCGAGGTATATCGAGACGGAGGCGCAGCTGGAGGAGCGGGACCCCTTCACCGGGGAGTGGCGGTTCACGCACCGTGGCCCGTTTTCGGTGCTGAAAGGGGGGAAGATGATGGGGAACACGAAGGTGATGAAGAATGTGGCGAACACCAGCGTGCTGAGGTGGGGCGGGAGGTTGTTTTGCTTGTGGGAAGGAGGAGATCCGTACGAGATTGAGGCTCCGACGTTGATTACTCTGGGGAGATTTAACGTTTTCGGCGGTCGGAAAATGCTGCCGGAAAACAACGAAGGGAGAAGATTTACGGCGGATTTCTTGGACGTGGCAGCTCAAATCTTGAAGCCTGTATTACATG GAGTGTTCAAGATGACCCCGAAGAGATTGTTGTCACATTACAAGATCGATACTAAAAGAAACAGACTCTTGATCATGTCATGCAACGCAGAAGACATGCTACTTCCTCGCAGTAACTTCACTTTCTACG AATTTGATGGGAACTTCAAGCTGGTGCAAAGCCGAGAGTTTAGCATCCCCGATCACTTAATGATCCATGATTGGGCATTCACGGATTCTCATTACATATTGTTTGGCAATCGCATCAAACTAGACGTTGCAG GATCAATGGCGGCAGTCTGTGGGTTGTCTCCTATGATATCCGCGCTGACTCTGAACCCAAGCAAGCCTACTTCTCCAATCTATTTACTTCCAAGATTTTCAAATGCTAAGCCAAACAGGCTTAGAGACTGGAGAATTCCAATCGAGGCCCCTTCACAAATGTGGGTGCTCCATGTGGGGAATGCCTTTGAGGAGAGGGGCAAAGATGGAAATCTCGACATCCAAATTCAGGCCAGTGGCTGCTCTTACCGATGGTTCAATTTCCAGAAAATGTTTG GATACGATTGGCAGAGTGGTAAATTAGATCCATCGATGATGAATCCGACGGAAGGTCAACAAAAGTTACTGCCTCACCTCGTCCAG GTGAATATAAGCATGGACAAAAATGGAAATTGTCTAAACTGTGACACAAGTGAGCTGAGCAATTGGGACAAACCTTCAGATTTCCCTGTGATAAACCAAGATTTCTCAGGCAAGAAAAATAGGTATGTCTATGCAGCAACTTCCTCCGGTCGCCGCCAAGCATTGCCACATTTTCCGTTCGATACAGTCGTCAAGCTAAACACTATCGATAGATCCGCATGCACTTGGTCAACCGGAAGGCGAAGATTCATCGGCGAACCGATTTTTATCACAAAGGGAGATGGTCAAAATGAAGATGGTGGATATGTCCTGGTTGTGGAA TATGCGGTGTCGACACAGAGGTGTTATCTCGTCGTCCTGGATTCGACGCTGATAGGAGAACACAATGCACTTGTAGCAAGATTTGAAGTTCCTAAGCATCTGAATTTCCCTCTAGGATTTCATGGATTTTGGGCTCCCAACTGA